Part of the Streptomyces sp. NBC_01353 genome, CACGGCGTCGATGTCGTCGGTCGCCGCGACGCCCAAGGCGCGGTCCAGACCGGCGAGTTCGCCCGCGTCCCGTCCGACCTTGGCCGGATCGTGGACGAGGACGGCGGCGAGTGCGAGCGCCGGGTGGGCGTCGACGGCCCGCAGGGCCGCGCGGCCGACGTTTCCGGTGCCCCAGACAACGGTCGGAATCATGCGGGGAGAGTAACCTGACGGGTCGTCAGTTCCTAGGGGTGTGGACGATTTCTGCGGACGCAACCCGCTCGCAACCTCAGCCGGTGTTCGCTGGACCACCGACGGACCCACGAGGAAGGGGCGGGAGAGATGGATCGACCCGGAGCACGCGTGGAGTTGACGCCCGCCGCGGCCGACCTGCTCAGGCGGCTGCGGGAGTCGCACGGACCGCTGATGTTCCACCAGTCGGGCGGCTGCTGCGACGGCAGTGCACCGATGTGCTACCCGGCCGGGGAGTTCCGCACCGGCGCCTCGGACGTGCTGCTCGCCTCCCTGGAGGTCGCCGGCGTCGCGGAGCCGGTCCCGTTCTGGATGTCCAAGGCGCAGTTCGAGCTGTGGAGTCACACGCGGCTGATCGTGGACGTCGTACCGGGGCGGGGCAGCGGGTTCTCCCTGGAGGCCCCAGAAGGCGTCCGTTTCCTCATCCGTTCCCGCCTGGTCGGCTCCTAGCCGCTCCACCGGAGCGGTACTTCGGGGCGACCTTGCCGCCGCGGGTGCGGCAGGTGCTTCCGGCGGGCACTTCACAGGTGGGGCAGTCGAACTGTTTGACGGCGGCGACCGGTTCGGCGAGCCGGGGCATGTTGCAGCACCTACCGCGAGGGGCCTTGTGCGACAGCTGTTTCGCGAGAGGTTGTGAGAACGAGGATCAGGGGTAAACCGGACACGGTCCGGTGGGGGTCCGTGGTCTCTCAGAACTACTCATTTCTGCGAGCACGAAGCGTGACAGCCTTCACCAACGATCATCACGCGGCCGAGCCGTCCCCGATCTGGAGCCCACCCACCCACTTCCGTGCCGCCGCAAGGTCGGGGGCGGTACCGACGACCGGCAGTTTCCGCCCGCCCCCACCCCATCAGGCGACAGAAGAAGCGCTCAACGACTCACGAACCGCTCTGGCACGGGGACCCGTGGACCTGTGGCGTGGGGCGCCCGCGCCGGTCGGCGGCCAGGGCGACCCCGAAGGCGATGCTGGCGACCGTGAACGTGATTGTCGGCGGGATCAACAGGAACACTGCCGAGAGCACCAGAGCGGTCGCGGAGCCGACCAAGCCCACGTACCCCGCGGTACGCGCCCGGCCCGGGGCGTCCGCCGCGAGCCGGGCGATCTGCAGGAGCAGCACGCCGGTCGTCACCAGCGCCAGACTCATGATCAGACTCATCCCGAGGGTGAGTTGGTACTGGCTTGGGCTCACGCCGAGGATGGTGAACGGGTCGTGGCCGCGCATCAGGTCGTTCATCCGCTGCGCCTCGGCATCCGGCGCCAGCGATGTCAGCGTCTCGCCGGCCAGGTGGCCGACTCCGGTGACGATCCAGCACCAGGCACCGATCCGGAAGGACGGTATGGCGTTCATGGCACACCTCTCGATCAGAGCGCGCCAGCCAGGCACCGGGCCGCGCGTCGCCGACATGCCACTACATCTGCATCTCACGACATCCGTTTCGCCGCTACAGCTGTAGTGTCACTACGTCTGTAGCATAGCAGCTGTGGAACAGAACACGGACCGCAAGCTCCGGCTGGCCGACGCGGCGGTCGAGGTCATCGACGCCCATGGGCTGCGCGGGCTCACTCATCGCGCCGTGGAGTCGCAGGCCGGGCTCCCACCGGGAACCTGCAGCTACCACTTCCCGACCCGCCGGGCTCTGATCGCCGCGATCCTGCAACGCATCGCCGACCTCGATCGCGCCGACATCGACAACGCCACCGCCGGACAGGCCTGGGCACCCGACATGGATCCAGCGATCCTCATCGACGCGGCCACGGCAACCCTGGCGACCTGGCTGGGACCCGCCCGCGCCCGCAGCCGGGCCCGCCTGCTGCTGATGCTCGACCGCCCCAGCCAGCAGCTGGCCGCGTCGACCATCGACAGCGTCACCGCAGGATTTCGGGCGATGGCCACCGAGGTGACCGGCGACGCCGACCGCGCCGACCTGGTGATAGCCCTCATCGACGGCCTGGTCGTTGACGAGCTCACCACCGGCACCACACCGGTGGACGGGACCCGATTGCGCGACCGGATGACCGTGATCGTGGGGCTCGCCCTGCCCCCACCGGAACCGACCCGCCCCGCAAGTCCCGGAATCACGTGACTGTTTGAGGAACAGGTTCAGGCCGCCTGGCCGAAGCCGGTGGCGGCCGGGTCCTGGTCGCGGAGCTGGGTGAAGTCGACGTCCAACTTCGTCTCGTACGCCTCGGGCTGGATGCCGAGCTCGTGCGTGCTGTACTCGCCGAACCTGTTGATGTGCTCGGTCAGGTACGGCGAGATGTGGGCCAGGTCCTCCGGCTCGATGGTCCATCCCTCCTCCAGCAGCTGCCGCACGATCTCCGCGATGTCCAGGGCGTTGTGAAGAATGACCGCGTTGGTGAGCAGAG contains:
- a CDS encoding TetR/AcrR family transcriptional regulator, giving the protein MEQNTDRKLRLADAAVEVIDAHGLRGLTHRAVESQAGLPPGTCSYHFPTRRALIAAILQRIADLDRADIDNATAGQAWAPDMDPAILIDAATATLATWLGPARARSRARLLLMLDRPSQQLAASTIDSVTAGFRAMATEVTGDADRADLVIALIDGLVVDELTTGTTPVDGTRLRDRMTVIVGLALPPPEPTRPASPGIT
- a CDS encoding DUF779 domain-containing protein, which gives rise to MDRPGARVELTPAAADLLRRLRESHGPLMFHQSGGCCDGSAPMCYPAGEFRTGASDVLLASLEVAGVAEPVPFWMSKAQFELWSHTRLIVDVVPGRGSGFSLEAPEGVRFLIRSRLVGS